From the Rhizobium sp. ARZ01 genome, the window GGTTCGACCACACGAACACCATGGCCGTGCACGGCGCGGCGGCGAGAATGACCAGACCTGCGATGTAGGAATCGATCTGGTCTGCCGGAAGCAGGGGGCGGAACAGCCACCCGATGAAAAGCCAGCCGAGCAACGCCATCGAGAACGGCTTGACGGCCCAGTTGATGAACAGCGTCACACCGATGCCTCGCCAATGGCGCCCAACTTGCCCCAAGGCGGAGAAATCGATCTTCAGCAGCATCGGTACGATCATAAGCCAGATCAGCACCGCGACCGGAATGTTGACCCGGGCCAGCTCCGCGCTGCCGATGGTTTGAAAGAAGGCTGGGAAGGCCTGTCCAAGCGCAATGCCGACAACAATGCAGATCGCGACCCAGACGGTCAGGTATCGTTCGAATGTGGACAAGATCAGTCTCGAAGTTCACGCATCATCAGGGATGTGGAGATCAGTTCACTCACTGCATCTTCTCCTTCAGGGCAGGCGAACAACAGACGTTCGAAGCGCCGACAGGAGCGCAGATTTCGGGATGACCGGCACAGCAGTCTTCCATCAGGAAGCGAACCAGTCCCCCAAGCGCATCATAGTCGGCGCGATAGATGATGGAGCGGGACGCCCGTTCGGTCGACACAAGGCCGGCTCGCTCCAGCTCCTTCAGGTGAAACGAGACATTTGATGGGGAGACGTCCAGCTTCTCGCCGATCTGTCCGGAGGGCATCCCGTCAGGTCCGGCGACGACGAGGAGCCGGACGATCTGGAGGCGGGTTTCCTGGGAAAGGGCCGCGAATGCGCCGAGGGCTTGACGTTCTTCCATGTTTCGATATTCCTAATATCATTAAAATATTGGATAGACGATATGACCGCGCTCGACAAGACCGAAAATTCACAGGCCGACATCTCGCTCACGGCCCTTCTGGTTGCCCTTGATGCGGCGCCCGACCTTCCGCTGGTCTTTCACTACGAAGGAAGGCCTGTCAGGCCGGGCTATCATGTGACCGAGGTGAAGGCGGGCCAGTTCTCGGCGCTTGACTGCGGGGCGAACCCGGAGGCGTGGAGCGAAATCTTCGTCCAGTTGTGGGATGTTGACGAAGGCGGACGAAACCACATGCGGGCCGGCAAGTTCGCGGCGATCATCCGCAAGGTCTCCGAGCATGTGGGCCTGAATGGCTCGGCCAGGCTGACATTTGAGGTCAGTGACGGTATTCGCCCGATGCAGCTCTTCTGCGCCGATGCGCCGATCTTTGACCAGGACGCGATCAGGGTGGATCTGCAACCGCGTCCAGCAAGCTGCAAGCCGCGTGACAGGTGGTTGGCCGAGAAGCAGGCGGCAACGTCAGGATGTTGTGGTCCGTCTTTAAGCAAGGCTTGTTACCCCTGAGAACAGCGTTGAGCGGCACGCCACTGAAAATGGCTTTGCCGAGACTCCCCTATAGCAAAAAACCCGCCAAGTTTCCCCGGCGGGTCGCAACGGACGAAAGTCCGGTCGCTTATTCGTGGATCGTGTACTCGCCGAGCTCGCAGAGGTTTTGCGAGTCCGTTGTGGTGTCGAGGTCGTCACCCTGGAACTCGAAGCGCATGTCGTATTCGCAGACGGTGCGGCCGTCAGCGATCGTGATTTCCATCTCCTCACCCGGGCCGAGCGCCTGGCGGCCGAAAATGTCATCTTCCCAGTTTTCGACACCGACCGGCGACGCGTAGAAGTTGTTCAGCACGGAGTTCGTGCCGTTCTTCAGGGTGAAGACCAGGTCCTCTGCCTGGGCAGCGCCGGCTGCCAGGGAAAGTGCGGCGGCAAGTATCGTGATTTTGAATTTTCTCATATTATACAACCCTCTATAGCCCCAATTGTTGGGTAAGAGCGTTAAAGCAGGTTGTGCCTGAACGGGATATGAACCTGCTGGTGTGTATCGCCCGCACCGTCATATTTGTATTGAGTGAAATAAGTGCTGGCCAAGACGCACGGTTCAACAGCGGGCCGCCTCGGCGCGGCAGGGCCGATCGGTCGCCGCCGTGCAGCCCGCTAGTGCCGCGCCTTGTGCCAACCTGCGGCGCGCGCCTGCTCCTCGCTGCAGAACCAGCGCTCGCCCCCAGCCGGCTGGACCCGGATCGACGCGTAGCGGTCCTGGCCCGGCAGGTAGTAGCTCTTGCTGCCGTCGACCAGGTCAATGTTGCCCTTGATCTGGCAGTTCGCGACCGCGGCGCGGAAGGCCGTGACCAGCCCCGTGCCGCTCATATTGTCAAAGATGACGAACAACAGCCCGACACAGATCAGGCCGGGAATGGCTGACACAAGCGGCAGGCTGCGACGGCGCTCCTGCCTATGCTCGGCAAATTTCGGGTGCATCATACTCCCTCCAGCATCCCACAATGATCGCTGCAGGGTGTTGCCGCGCGCTTAAGAAACGCGCTTATCCGGGAATAAAAGACGATGCTAAAATTTTAACGAATGGTTGACGCCCGGAACATGCCCAGAGGCTCGCGACTGGCTGAGGTCATGGAGGTCAGGCGGTGGAAAGCCTGCCGATCGGGATGATTTCCGGGGCGTTCTCGTGCCATGCGCCGCCCTGCCAGTCGCCCGCCCAGCGTTCGACCGAAAGTTCATAGTCGGCAAGCATCGCCTCGACCCGTGCTTTCGGCGTAAACAGGATCTTCGATTCCGCCATGAGGTGCTGGTCGTTCTTTTCGATCCAGTAGTGGGTCTGATAGGTGACGATGCCAGTCGCCTCGTCGTGCGCCATGTCGTTCCACGCCTTCACCCGTCCGTGCCGGGCGTGTTCCAGCACGCGTCCGGATTCCTGCGGCACCCACTCCAGCCATTCGCGCACAAGTGGATTGCGCGTGTCGAAGATGAAGCGGCCGCCCGGCGCCAGATGGGCGGCAATGGTGGCAAGAACGGCGCGCTGGTCGGCCTCGTTCAGAAAGACCTGGAAAGCGTGCCCGGTCATCACCACGAGGTCGAAAGTCTCGCCCAACCGGACCGTCCGTGCGTCGCCTTCGATGAACCGCACGTAATGCGCGCCCGGTTTGGCGCGGGCAATTTCGAGCATTGCGGCAGCTGGATCGACGCCGGCGACCCGGCGGCCTGCGCCAAGCGCGATCGCAAGCTCGCCCGTCCCGCAGCCGAGATCGAGAACGGAAGTGGCGTCCGCGGCAATCGCGGCAACATAGTCCAGATCCGTGCCCCAGCCGTTTTCGAGATCGTAGAAATCGGCAAACACTGCGTCATCGAAGAGGCGGTCGAATGCAGGCATGCGTGGTCCCCTTGCAGGCGCGAACAAAAAGGCCGGAGCAGGGGTCCGGCCTTGGGGTCCTGTCAGGCGCTCGGGGCTTGCTTTGCCGCGTCCAGCACCTTCTCGCAATGCGACGGGCCGCCCTTTGGATCCTTGCGGTCGACGACGGGGCGGATCTTGCGGATCTTGTAGTCAGAGTTGACCGTCAACTCGACCTGGCAGGCCTTGCGGTTGATGAAGCCGCCACGCCAGGTGTAGAGCGTCTGCCCGTCGCTCGCGATATCGCGGACCGGCGGGCCGTATGCGGCGAAGAACGCGCCGGCGGATTGGCCGATCCAGCGGGTTTCCAGCGGCGTGGTCGGAATGGTTGGGGCGACGGAGGTGCATCCGGCGACGGCAAGCATCAGGCCTGCCAGGGTGGCAATGCGAAGGATCATGCGAACCAATTCCTTGGGCGTTGTGCGGGGTAAATACTGGCGCTTGGGAGCGTGCCTTTCGCTCTATCGCAGACCGGGGAAAAGGAAAGTCGCTTCTTCGGTAACACGCCGTTGTCCAAGGCATCGATTTGTCAAGTTTGGCCGAATTGCAACACTTTGCGGCGCCATGCAGTCGGGCTGGTACGGCGCTCGCGCAAAGCGGCAGGATGGCGAGTGCTTGCCGAAGGGCGCAATCCCCGATATCCATTCACCACCATGAGTCTCGAATCCGTCCGCAAGTTTTTTGAGGCGCACGCGCCCGAAATCGAAATCCTCCAGACCGAGGAAAGCTCGGCGACGGTCGCGCTGGCGGCAGCCGCCCATGGCGTGGCCCCCGAGCAGATCGCCAAGACGATCTGCCTGCGCGTCGGCGAGGAGACGATGCTGGTCGTCGCAAGCGGCACGGCGCGCCTGGACAACCGCAAGTTCAAGGACCGCTTCGGCGGCAAGGCCCGCATGCTCGAGGCAGAGCAGGTCGTTGCCGTGACGAGCCATCCTGTCGGCGGTGTCTGCCCCTTCGGCCTGCCGTCCGAGATTCCGGTCTATTGCGACGTGTCGCTGCAGCCGTTTGAGGAAATCGTTCCCGCGGCCGGTGCGACCAATGCCGCCGTCCGCATTCCGACGGAGCGGATGATCGAGCTCGTTGGCGGCACCTGGGTCGACGTCTGCCAGTAGAACTGGCCACTCGACTGCGCCATCCGGCCCGTCGATCGCTCACGGCATTCTGATCCAGTAGCGAAACCCAATATGGTAGGCTCGCCCATGGTCGACAGTGCCGATGACGATTTCTTCAGCACGCTGGCGAGCTTCTCCGATTTCGAGGGAGTGGCCGATGAGGCCAACTATCATCCGCTGCCGGACGGATGGGCGCTCGTGCTTGCCGATATCGTCGATTCGACCGGGGCCATCGAGGCCGGACGCTACAAATCCGTCAATATGGCTGGCGCCAGCGTCATTTCCGGTGTGCTGAACGCGATCGGTCGCCACGACCTGCCCTTCGTCTTCGGCGGAGACGGGGCACTGGTCGCGGTGCCGGCGATGCAGGTGGGCACGGCGCGCGCTGCCCTTTCTGCCGTGCAGCGCTGGACGATGGAGGAGCTGAAGCTCGACATGCGCGGCGCCGTCGTTCCCGTGTCGACCATCCGCGCGGCCGGGCAGGACGTGCTGGTGGCGCGCTACCGGGTGAACGAATTCGTCTCCTATGCCATGTTTGCCGGAGGAGGGGCCGCCTGGGCCGAGCGGCGCAT encodes:
- a CDS encoding DUF6428 family protein, giving the protein MTALDKTENSQADISLTALLVALDAAPDLPLVFHYEGRPVRPGYHVTEVKAGQFSALDCGANPEAWSEIFVQLWDVDEGGRNHMRAGKFAAIIRKVSEHVGLNGSARLTFEVSDGIRPMQLFCADAPIFDQDAIRVDLQPRPASCKPRDRWLAEKQAATSGCCGPSLSKACYP
- a CDS encoding YbaK/EbsC family protein, with the protein product MSLESVRKFFEAHAPEIEILQTEESSATVALAAAAHGVAPEQIAKTICLRVGEETMLVVASGTARLDNRKFKDRFGGKARMLEAEQVVAVTSHPVGGVCPFGLPSEIPVYCDVSLQPFEEIVPAAGATNAAVRIPTERMIELVGGTWVDVCQ
- a CDS encoding class I SAM-dependent methyltransferase, whose product is MPAFDRLFDDAVFADFYDLENGWGTDLDYVAAIAADATSVLDLGCGTGELAIALGAGRRVAGVDPAAAMLEIARAKPGAHYVRFIEGDARTVRLGETFDLVVMTGHAFQVFLNEADQRAVLATIAAHLAPGGRFIFDTRNPLVREWLEWVPQESGRVLEHARHGRVKAWNDMAHDEATGIVTYQTHYWIEKNDQHLMAESKILFTPKARVEAMLADYELSVERWAGDWQGGAWHENAPEIIPIGRLSTA
- a CDS encoding succinoglycan biosynthesis protein exoi encodes the protein MMHPKFAEHRQERRRSLPLVSAIPGLICVGLLFVIFDNMSGTGLVTAFRAAVANCQIKGNIDLVDGSKSYYLPGQDRYASIRVQPAGGERWFCSEEQARAAGWHKARH
- a CDS encoding metalloregulator ArsR/SmtB family transcription factor, which translates into the protein MEERQALGAFAALSQETRLQIVRLLVVAGPDGMPSGQIGEKLDVSPSNVSFHLKELERAGLVSTERASRSIIYRADYDALGGLVRFLMEDCCAGHPEICAPVGASNVCCSPALKEKMQ